The Coleofasciculaceae cyanobacterium genome has a segment encoding these proteins:
- the lhgO gene encoding L-2-hydroxyglutarate oxidase — MYDFTIIGGGIVGLSTAMTLGKTYPEAKIAVLEKESQWAFHQTGHNSGVIHSGIYYKPGGFKARFCRAGNRSMVEFCQQHNIDYDVCGKVIVAVEESELPQLEHIYQRGLQNGLKVRQISGSEVNEIEPHVRCLAGLHVPSTGIVNYQQVCQKYVDLIRLQGGELYLNTKVVKIINTSNAQVLETTQGKFETRFTVNCAGLHSDRIAKLGKAKPEAKIVPFRGEYYELIPEKRDLVKTLIYPVPNPDFPFLGVHFTKMIDGSVHAGPNAVLSFKREGYQKTDFNLRDFMEVMTYPGFWRLAAKHSDDGIQEIIRSFSKEAFVRSLQRLIPAVQAEDLVPTHAGVRAQALKNNGKLVDDFSIVFNKNSVHVCNAPSPAATSSIEIGKAIVEQIVEQSQIEVSPTQKVGSRK, encoded by the coding sequence ATGTACGATTTTACGATTATTGGTGGTGGGATCGTTGGTCTTTCTACTGCCATGACTCTGGGTAAAACCTATCCAGAAGCCAAAATTGCCGTTTTAGAGAAAGAATCTCAGTGGGCATTTCACCAAACTGGACACAATAGTGGGGTAATTCATTCGGGGATTTACTATAAGCCTGGTGGTTTTAAGGCTCGATTTTGCCGTGCAGGAAATCGCTCAATGGTGGAATTTTGTCAGCAGCACAACATCGATTACGATGTCTGTGGCAAAGTTATAGTTGCCGTAGAAGAATCTGAGTTGCCCCAGCTAGAACATATTTATCAGAGAGGTCTACAAAATGGATTAAAGGTGCGTCAGATTAGTGGGTCAGAGGTTAACGAAATCGAGCCTCACGTGCGTTGTTTGGCAGGTTTGCACGTACCCAGTACGGGTATTGTTAATTATCAACAAGTGTGTCAAAAGTATGTCGACTTAATTCGACTTCAGGGTGGAGAACTTTATCTCAATACTAAGGTTGTCAAAATCATCAATACCAGTAACGCTCAGGTATTAGAAACAACTCAAGGTAAGTTTGAAACACGATTCACGGTCAATTGTGCTGGACTGCATAGCGATCGCATTGCTAAGTTAGGTAAAGCCAAACCTGAAGCTAAAATTGTGCCTTTTCGCGGGGAATATTACGAACTCATCCCAGAAAAACGCGACCTGGTTAAAACCTTAATTTACCCAGTACCTAATCCCGATTTTCCTTTTTTGGGCGTTCACTTTACTAAGATGATTGACGGCAGCGTTCATGCAGGGCCTAATGCTGTGTTGAGCTTCAAACGTGAAGGCTATCAAAAAACAGATTTCAATCTGCGGGACTTTATGGAAGTAATGACCTACCCAGGCTTTTGGCGACTAGCTGCCAAACACAGCGATGATGGAATCCAAGAAATCATTCGTTCCTTTAGCAAAGAGGCATTTGTCCGCAGTTTGCAAAGATTAATTCCCGCAGTTCAAGCCGAAGATCTCGTGCCTACCCATGCGGGAGTTCGCGCTCAGGCATTAAAGAATAATGGCAAACTAGTAGACGATTTCTCGATCGTCTTCAACAAAAACTCAGTTCATGTCTGCAATGCACCTTCTCCAGCAGCCACATCTTCGATCGAAATTGGTAAAGCTATAGTCGAACAAATTGTCGAGCAATCTCAGATCGAGGTATCACCAACTCAGAAAGTAGGAAGTAGGAAGTAG
- the rfbF gene encoding glucose-1-phosphate cytidylyltransferase, which translates to MKAVILAGGLGTRLSEETSIRPKPMVEIGGMPILWHIMKTYSAHGINDFIICCGYKGYIIKEYFANYFLHRSDVTFDMRFNQMNVHQGNAEPWRVTLIDTGESTMTGGRLKRVGEHINETFCFTYGDGVADVNIKKLIAFHKEQESLATLTATQPPGRFGAICLGQEQTKITSFQEKPEGDGAWINGGYFVLEPEVINFIADDSTVWEQEPLKKLAHLEQLSAYKHQGFWQPMDTLRDKRYLESLWQKDKAPWKVW; encoded by the coding sequence ATGAAAGCGGTAATATTAGCTGGTGGATTAGGAACTCGTTTGAGTGAAGAAACCAGCATTCGACCTAAGCCGATGGTAGAAATTGGTGGTATGCCAATTCTGTGGCACATTATGAAAACCTATTCTGCCCACGGAATTAATGATTTCATCATTTGCTGTGGCTATAAAGGCTACATCATTAAAGAATATTTTGCCAATTATTTTTTACACAGGTCTGATGTCACCTTTGATATGCGGTTTAATCAGATGAATGTTCATCAGGGTAACGCCGAACCTTGGCGAGTCACCCTGATAGATACGGGAGAATCAACCATGACTGGTGGCAGACTTAAAAGAGTCGGCGAGCATATTAATGAAACCTTCTGCTTTACCTATGGCGATGGGGTAGCTGATGTAAATATCAAAAAACTAATTGCTTTTCATAAAGAACAAGAGAGCTTGGCAACCTTAACCGCAACTCAGCCACCAGGACGCTTTGGGGCAATTTGCTTGGGGCAAGAACAAACGAAAATTACTAGCTTTCAGGAAAAACCTGAAGGAGATGGTGCGTGGATTAATGGAGGTTATTTTGTCCTCGAACCAGAAGTAATTAATTTTATTGCTGATGATTCAACGGTTTGGGAACAAGAACCCTTGAAAAAATTAGCTCATTTAGAACAACTATCAGCCTACAAACATCAGGGATTCTGGCAGCCCATGGATACTTTACGCGACAAACGTTACTTGGAAAGTCTTTGGCAAAAAGACAAAGCACCTTGGAAGGTTTGGTAA
- a CDS encoding glycosyltransferase family 2 protein, whose product MNQNQPLVSIGMPVYNGERFLENALNSILAQTFTDFELIISDNGSTDRTEDICRTYANADRRIRYFRNQQNFGAGWNFDRVTELARGKYFKWACHDDLCAVEFLQRCIDILEQDPKTVLAYPKTLIIDEHESEIEKYEDRFHLQSDQASQRFKTYHHLVRYGHQCHPFHGLIRRDILTQLLPLGSYPSSDLILLGKLALYGKFYEVPSYLFWKRDHAQASVRAHNAFRDRIAWYDPSKKGKLHLTRWKWLREYIQAIHIAPLNWQERVQCYLQMLQWLTWNSVWLTKDLLKAAAWPIIKLFSIGSLKPPKQLASVEVNKS is encoded by the coding sequence ATGAACCAAAATCAACCCTTGGTTAGTATTGGTATGCCGGTTTACAATGGCGAGCGTTTTTTAGAAAATGCTTTAAATTCTATCCTGGCACAAACCTTTACAGATTTTGAGCTGATTATTTCTGATAATGGCTCAACGGACAGAACAGAAGACATTTGCCGCACCTATGCCAACGCAGATCGACGTATTCGCTATTTTCGCAATCAACAAAATTTTGGTGCAGGATGGAATTTCGACCGCGTTACTGAGTTGGCTAGAGGTAAATATTTTAAATGGGCTTGTCACGACGATCTTTGCGCCGTGGAATTTCTCCAGCGATGTATCGATATTTTAGAACAAGATCCTAAAACTGTTCTAGCTTATCCCAAAACTTTGATTATCGATGAACATGAGTCAGAAATTGAAAAATATGAAGATCGATTTCATCTACAATCTGACCAAGCTAGCCAGCGATTTAAAACTTATCATCACCTAGTCCGTTATGGACATCAATGTCATCCCTTTCACGGCTTGATACGCAGAGATATACTGACACAATTATTACCTTTGGGAAGCTATCCCTCTTCTGATTTAATTTTACTTGGAAAACTGGCTCTTTATGGCAAGTTTTATGAAGTTCCCAGCTATTTATTTTGGAAAAGAGATCATGCCCAAGCCTCGGTCAGAGCGCACAATGCTTTCCGCGATCGCATTGCCTGGTATGACCCCAGCAAAAAAGGCAAGCTGCACTTAACCAGATGGAAGTGGTTAAGAGAATACATCCAGGCAATTCACATCGCACCTTTAAACTGGCAAGAGCGAGTCCAATGCTATCTCCAGATGCTCCAATGGCTGACTTGGAACAGCGTCTGGTTAACCAAAGATTTGCTTAAGGCTGCTGCGTGGCCCATTATTAAGCTGTTCTCAATAGGCAGTCTAAAACCGCCGAAACAGCTTGCCTCCGTTGAAGTAAATAAAAGCTAA
- a CDS encoding acyltransferase, translating into MISLPKNSPTTWRQLKAKLQVSGLGGLFVTGWMWFWMRGAGLGYLGKISTAIATWLAPPYYARRCLARYHPQGYIAPGATIYHQLLQLGANVFIGDRVTIYRDRDGGEVILGDRVHLYGDTYIQTGDTGTVVIGSDTHIQPRCQFSGYKAPIKIGCKVQVAPECAFYSYAHGIAADRLIKEQPLTTKGGITIEDDVWLGYRTIVLDGVCVGRGAVIGAGSVVTQDIPPNAIAVGIPARVIKMRS; encoded by the coding sequence ATGATTAGCCTACCTAAAAATTCTCCAACTACCTGGAGACAACTAAAAGCCAAATTGCAAGTTTCAGGGCTAGGAGGTCTGTTTGTCACTGGCTGGATGTGGTTTTGGATGCGCGGGGCTGGATTAGGTTATCTAGGAAAAATTAGTACGGCGATCGCTACCTGGCTAGCTCCACCATACTATGCCCGTCGTTGTCTGGCTCGTTATCATCCCCAGGGTTATATTGCGCCTGGGGCAACAATTTATCATCAGTTGCTGCAACTAGGGGCAAATGTTTTTATTGGCGATCGCGTCACAATTTACCGAGACCGCGATGGCGGTGAAGTTATTTTAGGCGATCGCGTACATCTGTATGGCGATACTTATATTCAAACTGGAGATACTGGCACGGTAGTTATTGGTAGCGATACCCATATTCAACCTCGTTGCCAATTTTCTGGTTATAAAGCACCGATCAAGATTGGTTGTAAAGTACAGGTTGCTCCCGAATGCGCTTTTTATTCCTACGCTCATGGTATTGCAGCAGATCGACTGATTAAAGAACAGCCATTAACTACTAAAGGAGGCATCACCATCGAGGATGATGTTTGGTTGGGTTATAGGACAATTGTTCTCGATGGGGTATGTGTTGGTCGGGGGGCAGTAATTGGGGCAGGTTCGGTCGTAACTCAAGATATACCTCCCAATGCGATCGCAGTAGGCATACCTGCTCGCGTTATCAAAATGCGTAGCTAA
- a CDS encoding glycosyltransferase, protein MIVFTLGTIIFPFDRAVDWLNLLLEREIITEPVLFQHGATSVDRLHHPLLTSVPSLTKTEMQESIQQASLVIAHAGQGSTRMLAKMGASFVLLPRLKRYGEHIDDHQLLFAQAVETFGISYCTKFASLVDYIKHPPQPLKEELFNAPSLGTYFRELYQASLIGDQVLPTINSSSGLYYD, encoded by the coding sequence ATGATTGTCTTTACTTTAGGAACGATTATTTTTCCTTTCGATCGCGCCGTTGATTGGTTGAATCTTTTATTAGAAAGAGAAATTATTACCGAACCTGTTTTATTTCAACATGGAGCAACTTCAGTTGACAGGCTTCATCATCCTCTGTTAACTTCTGTTCCTTCTCTGACTAAAACCGAAATGCAGGAGTCCATCCAGCAAGCGTCTTTAGTAATCGCTCATGCGGGGCAGGGTTCTACTAGAATGCTGGCAAAAATGGGAGCGTCTTTTGTTTTGCTACCTCGGCTAAAGCGTTATGGCGAGCATATAGACGATCATCAACTGTTATTTGCCCAGGCAGTAGAAACGTTTGGTATTAGCTACTGTACTAAATTTGCTTCTTTAGTTGACTACATCAAACATCCACCACAGCCCTTAAAAGAAGAACTATTTAATGCACCTTCTCTAGGGACGTATTTTCGCGAATTGTATCAAGCTTCCCTTATTGGTGATCAAGTGCTTCCCACGATTAACTCTAGCTCAGGACTGTATTATGATTAG
- the pssD gene encoding PssD/Cps14F family polysaccharide biosynthesis glycosyltransferase gives MRLLLVCNPGGHFATMLGLKEFWTAHYREWVTYPKFDTERLRRQEIVHWVIMQEARMLGRAIVNFFHAMFIIYQSKPDLVISTGASLSVPFIYASKLFGIKTVFIESITRSKALSLSGKLVYYVADEFYVQWPESLERHPKAKYRGVVA, from the coding sequence ATGCGACTACTACTTGTGTGTAACCCAGGGGGACATTTTGCAACCATGCTGGGTTTAAAAGAATTTTGGACGGCACATTATCGAGAATGGGTTACTTACCCAAAATTCGATACCGAACGGCTGCGCCGTCAAGAAATTGTCCACTGGGTAATTATGCAGGAAGCCAGAATGTTAGGTAGAGCTATCGTTAATTTTTTCCACGCCATGTTTATTATCTACCAAAGCAAACCAGATTTAGTAATTTCTACTGGAGCGAGTTTGTCCGTACCGTTTATCTACGCCAGTAAACTTTTTGGCATCAAAACAGTTTTTATCGAAAGCATTACCCGCTCTAAAGCTCTTAGTCTTAGTGGCAAACTTGTCTACTATGTTGCTGATGAATTCTATGTCCAATGGCCAGAATCTTTAGAACGCCATCCAAAAGCCAAATATAGAGGAGTGGTTGCCTAA
- the hepA gene encoding heterocyst formation ABC transporter subunit HepA: MLIKTPTIIRKFFKANSFWRDKYFILREFKHFRRITILAITFTLLAAAFEGFGVGFILSFIQSFTNPNAAPVQTGINWIDIWILAINAPATERLYRITGLIFLTNLLRLGFTYFGQLYSFQAQINLGYRLRLRIFEQLQALSLAYFSKTRSGNLINSLTGEIGQIIMALMNVSTLLTKAETLVVFAISMLLLSWQLTIISVMLLILVSVGLSTLLRKVREASFDVTTANAKYSSVSLEFIQGIRTVQAFAGQDFERQRCDKASSEIVEAMNKAMEIRALVEPLSEGAGILMLLGILIIGFAFLIPNGYLNSASFLTFLVVLLRITPLISQLNGIRARLSNLSGSFDNIYQLLRTDDKPYLENGKVQFSKLKQAIEFVDVDFGYDANEPILQQISLSILQGTTVALVGASGAGKSTLADLIPRFYDPIEGKILIDGVNLREFEINSLRQKLAVVSQNTFIFNASVRDNIAYAIATADEAAIREAARLANALEFIDQMPEGFDTQLGDRGVRLSGGQRQRIAIARALLRNPNILILDEATSALDSVSERLIQQSLEKLAVGRTVITIAHRLSTIMQADKVVVLEKGRIVEQGTYQELLQQRGQLWRYHQMQHEEVELTH; encoded by the coding sequence ATGCTCATCAAAACTCCCACAATAATCCGCAAGTTTTTCAAAGCTAATAGCTTCTGGCGAGATAAATATTTTATTCTGCGAGAGTTCAAACACTTTCGTAGGATTACTATATTAGCCATCACGTTTACGTTGCTAGCGGCAGCTTTTGAAGGTTTCGGGGTTGGTTTTATCCTTTCTTTCATCCAAAGTTTTACTAATCCTAATGCAGCACCAGTTCAAACCGGAATTAACTGGATTGATATCTGGATTTTAGCAATTAATGCTCCTGCTACTGAAAGACTTTATCGAATTACGGGTTTAATTTTTCTGACCAACCTATTACGTCTAGGCTTTACCTATTTTGGACAGCTTTATAGTTTTCAGGCGCAAATTAATTTAGGATATCGGCTGCGCCTGCGGATTTTTGAGCAGTTGCAAGCTCTTTCTCTGGCTTACTTTAGCAAGACTCGTTCGGGAAATTTAATCAACAGCCTGACTGGTGAAATTGGCCAGATTATCATGGCTTTGATGAATGTTTCTACTTTACTGACTAAGGCAGAAACCTTGGTAGTCTTTGCCATCTCAATGTTATTGTTGTCCTGGCAGTTGACGATTATTTCAGTGATGCTATTGATCCTAGTGTCGGTAGGGCTATCAACGCTGCTACGTAAGGTAAGGGAAGCTAGTTTTGACGTAACTACAGCTAATGCTAAGTATTCCTCAGTATCACTGGAGTTTATTCAAGGCATTCGTACAGTTCAAGCTTTCGCTGGTCAGGACTTTGAACGCCAACGCTGTGATAAGGCGAGCTCTGAAATTGTGGAAGCGATGAACAAAGCGATGGAGATCAGAGCATTAGTCGAACCTTTATCAGAAGGTGCGGGAATTTTGATGCTTCTTGGTATCTTGATTATAGGGTTTGCTTTCCTCATCCCCAATGGATATCTAAACTCAGCGTCATTTTTGACATTTTTAGTAGTGTTGCTACGTATTACGCCACTAATAAGTCAGCTTAATGGCATTAGAGCTAGGTTGAGTAATCTGTCTGGTTCGTTTGACAATATTTACCAACTTTTGAGAACCGATGATAAACCCTATTTAGAAAATGGAAAAGTCCAATTTTCTAAGTTGAAGCAAGCAATTGAATTTGTAGATGTAGATTTTGGCTATGATGCAAATGAGCCGATCTTACAGCAAATTTCTCTGTCCATTCTGCAAGGAACTACAGTGGCGTTAGTTGGAGCATCCGGTGCTGGCAAATCAACCTTGGCGGATTTAATCCCTAGATTTTACGATCCGATTGAGGGTAAGATTCTCATCGATGGGGTAAATTTGCGGGAATTTGAGATTAATTCCCTGCGGCAAAAACTAGCCGTAGTCAGTCAAAATACATTTATTTTTAATGCATCGGTGCGTGACAATATCGCCTATGCGATCGCAACAGCAGATGAAGCCGCTATTAGAGAAGCAGCCCGACTAGCCAATGCCTTGGAGTTTATCGACCAGATGCCCGAAGGCTTTGATACACAGTTAGGAGACAGAGGAGTCCGCTTGTCTGGTGGTCAACGTCAGCGAATTGCGATCGCTAGAGCTTTACTGAGGAATCCAAATATTTTGATTTTGGATGAAGCCACTAGTGCTTTAGATTCAGTTTCGGAGCGATTGATTCAACAGTCTTTGGAAAAACTAGCTGTTGGTCGAACGGTGATTACTATTGCCCATCGACTTTCCACGATTATGCAAGCCGACAAAGTAGTGGTGTTAGAGAAAGGGCGCATTGTAGAACAGGGAACTTACCAAGAGCTACTACAGCAGCGCGGTCAATTATGGCGATATCACCAGATGCAGCATGAAGAAGTTGAGTTAACTCATTAA
- a CDS encoding acyltransferase — protein sequence MNLIKLSQFSIWQRFWQLWQAKGIKTVIATTWSYFWLRFAGLGYWGRITTWLATWLAPPYKMRRTFARYYEAGYIAPSATIAHSNLQLGANIFIGDRVTIFEDCNGGSVELGDLVYLHNDICIQTGDGGSLKIGSDTHIQPRCQFSAYQAPIQIGCGVQIASNCGFYLGDSNITPDGLIQNQTLPTKKGIVVDDDVWLGHGAIVLEGIRIGKGAVIGSGAVVDRDIQDGEIAVGVPARVIGTRSK from the coding sequence ATGAATTTAATTAAACTGTCTCAATTTAGTATCTGGCAGCGTTTTTGGCAACTTTGGCAAGCTAAAGGAATCAAAACGGTAATTGCAACTACCTGGTCATACTTTTGGCTGCGCTTTGCTGGATTGGGCTATTGGGGCAGAATTACTACCTGGTTAGCAACTTGGTTAGCCCCGCCTTATAAAATGCGTCGTACTTTTGCTCGTTACTACGAGGCTGGTTATATTGCCCCTAGTGCAACTATTGCTCATAGTAATTTACAGCTAGGAGCAAATATTTTTATTGGCGATCGCGTCACAATTTTTGAGGATTGTAATGGCGGTTCAGTGGAGCTAGGCGATCTCGTTTATTTGCATAATGATATCTGCATTCAGACTGGTGATGGCGGCAGTTTGAAAATTGGTTCGGATACTCATATTCAACCACGCTGCCAGTTTTCGGCATACCAAGCACCAATTCAAATTGGCTGTGGCGTACAAATTGCCTCAAACTGTGGATTTTATCTTGGCGATAGTAACATTACACCTGATGGACTGATTCAAAACCAAACATTACCAACCAAAAAAGGCATTGTTGTAGACGATGATGTCTGGTTAGGTCATGGTGCGATCGTCTTAGAAGGAATACGCATTGGCAAAGGCGCGGTAATTGGTTCTGGTGCGGTAGTCGATCGAGATATACAGGATGGTGAGATCGCCGTTGGTGTTCCCGCCCGTGTAATCGGCACACGGAGCAAGTAA
- a CDS encoding sulfotransferase domain-containing protein, producing MNIKLVKKVFNRSGRIATSPMRIMPSFLIIGAKKCGTTSLFHYLSGHPNIGAPTWKEVSYFNIYYDRGNAWYKSFFPISLPKLDSQDLITGEATASYICHPQAPERIAATLPEVKLIALLRNPVDRAYSHYHHTKRIGRENLSFEEAIAQEESRVRQIENESRELELKSSPAYNYTYLASGLYAEQLKNWLKLFNKQQLLILKSEDFFNHPEAIFTQVLDFLKLPDWSPKKYQKYNNNLYCQTIEPNTRKRLIEYFQPHNQKLYELLGVDFDWN from the coding sequence ATGAACATTAAATTAGTTAAAAAAGTATTTAATAGGTCAGGTAGAATTGCCACCAGCCCAATGAGAATTATGCCCAGCTTTTTGATTATTGGGGCAAAAAAATGTGGCACGACTTCTCTGTTCCATTACTTGAGCGGACATCCCAATATTGGTGCGCCAACCTGGAAAGAGGTTTCTTATTTCAATATTTATTACGACCGAGGTAATGCTTGGTATAAAAGCTTTTTTCCGATATCATTACCCAAATTAGATTCACAAGATTTAATTACAGGAGAAGCAACTGCTAGCTATATTTGTCATCCTCAAGCTCCTGAGAGAATCGCGGCGACGCTACCCGAAGTCAAACTAATTGCCTTACTCAGAAACCCCGTGGATCGAGCTTACTCCCACTATCATCACACTAAAAGGATTGGCAGAGAAAACCTTTCTTTTGAAGAGGCGATCGCCCAAGAAGAATCGAGAGTTAGGCAGATTGAAAATGAAAGTCGAGAATTGGAGCTTAAAAGTAGTCCAGCCTATAACTATACCTATTTAGCTTCAGGTCTTTATGCCGAGCAGCTTAAAAACTGGTTAAAGCTGTTTAATAAACAACAGTTACTAATTTTAAAAAGTGAAGATTTTTTCAATCATCCAGAAGCAATATTTACACAGGTGCTTGATTTCTTAAAATTGCCCGATTGGTCGCCCAAAAAATATCAGAAATACAATAACAATCTTTATTGCCAAACGATAGAACCTAACACTAGAAAACGTTTAATTGAATATTTCCAACCTCATAACCAAAAATTATACGAACTATTAGGGGTGGATTTTGATTGGAATTAA
- a CDS encoding glycosyltransferase encodes MPLNNHLVENAILVAKIFRKKLILENHVSLYDNLLEERKKYNEGIQKTAIEIRRDKLALCQPDYIINTSNYEPAYWEKKLGIKIDRDKVFVAPLFSSSTLVHQKIFRENSILQICWWGSFLPLHGLDNIIKAMELLKKREVKFTCNLFGINNSEYNVYVEKIRLAQLDSSVFLRKDLTFYDDSLPRYLVENCDLALGIFGNTDKAYNTFPTKLVESLSMGIPTLTMKSPSLQEFLNPETDLWTCKPLPEAIAESILSIADGTANPVDWEQTRQKVLNTFSITRYQEVVEQILDRAINNSVEKEITDVQGNVKYEQKTS; translated from the coding sequence TTGCCCCTCAATAATCACTTAGTTGAGAATGCAATTTTAGTTGCTAAAATATTCAGAAAAAAGCTGATTCTTGAAAACCATGTTTCTCTTTACGATAACTTACTAGAAGAGAGAAAAAAATATAATGAAGGAATACAAAAAACAGCAATAGAGATACGTAGAGATAAATTAGCTCTGTGTCAACCAGATTATATTATTAATACCTCTAATTACGAACCTGCTTACTGGGAAAAGAAATTAGGGATAAAAATTGACCGAGATAAAGTTTTCGTTGCTCCTCTTTTTAGTAGTTCTACACTAGTGCATCAAAAAATATTTAGAGAGAATAGTATTTTGCAAATTTGCTGGTGGGGTTCATTCCTGCCTCTGCATGGACTAGACAACATCATTAAAGCTATGGAGCTTTTAAAGAAAAGAGAAGTAAAATTTACCTGTAATTTGTTTGGTATAAATAACTCTGAATATAATGTTTATGTCGAAAAAATTCGACTTGCTCAACTCGATTCCTCTGTTTTTCTGAGAAAGGATTTAACTTTTTACGATGATTCTTTGCCACGCTATTTAGTAGAAAATTGCGATCTAGCATTAGGCATCTTTGGCAATACGGATAAAGCATATAATACCTTCCCCACCAAGCTAGTCGAGTCTCTCTCGATGGGAATTCCTACTCTAACTATGAAGTCTCCATCCCTCCAAGAGTTTTTAAACCCAGAAACAGACCTGTGGACTTGCAAACCTTTGCCTGAAGCGATCGCTGAATCAATTCTATCAATTGCCGACGGTACAGCTAATCCTGTGGACTGGGAACAAACTCGCCAAAAAGTCCTAAATACCTTTAGCATAACTCGGTATCAAGAAGTTGTTGAGCAGATTTTAGATCGAGCTATCAATAATTCGGTGGAAAAAGAAATTACGGATGTTCAAGGTAACGTGAAATATGAGCAAAAAACGAGTTGA
- a CDS encoding sulfotransferase domain-containing protein, giving the protein MSFPPEVYLIGSQKAGTTSLAYLLSQHPDICIARTKEPHFFTTYFYRGLDWYQSNFANYESSVCLDASTTYAMAPLSENNSKRKRGRLEGVPQRVHSISPKAKFIYLLRDPIERTYSAYWHYFNIGCEGKKFGEAIKSDFFYLDVSNYHGQLALWLEYFSLDSFLFILFEDLKKNPAKVAEECFQFMGVSSENIKVHLEAPKNKSRSVNLVGRQCNRLFFTLDMWGHSHFAPSLLRKTCKKLTTDFSKKIPPISETDQLFLSEYFMPKNRQLASLTGLTLDQWQVW; this is encoded by the coding sequence ATGTCTTTTCCACCAGAAGTATATCTCATTGGCTCACAAAAAGCAGGGACAACGAGCCTGGCATATTTGCTATCCCAACATCCCGATATTTGTATCGCAAGAACAAAAGAACCACACTTTTTTACAACTTACTTTTATAGAGGTTTGGATTGGTATCAGAGTAACTTTGCTAATTATGAAAGCTCTGTGTGTCTTGACGCTTCAACAACATACGCTATGGCACCCTTAAGTGAAAATAATTCTAAAAGAAAGAGAGGGCGCTTAGAAGGTGTTCCGCAAAGAGTTCATTCTATCTCTCCCAAGGCAAAATTTATTTATTTACTAAGAGATCCCATAGAGAGAACGTACTCGGCATATTGGCACTATTTTAATATTGGGTGCGAAGGCAAAAAATTTGGAGAAGCGATCAAGAGTGACTTTTTCTACCTCGATGTGAGTAATTACCACGGACAACTAGCTCTATGGCTAGAATATTTCTCTCTTGATTCCTTTCTATTTATTTTGTTTGAGGATCTGAAAAAAAATCCAGCAAAGGTAGCTGAAGAATGTTTCCAATTTATGGGAGTTAGCTCGGAAAATATCAAAGTACACTTAGAAGCACCAAAAAATAAATCTCGGTCTGTAAACTTGGTCGGTCGTCAGTGTAACAGGTTATTTTTTACTTTAGATATGTGGGGTCATAGTCATTTTGCTCCATCTCTTTTAAGAAAAACCTGTAAAAAATTAACTACAGATTTCAGCAAAAAAATTCCTCCTATATCCGAGACAGATCAATTATTTCTCTCCGAGTATTTTATGCCAAAAAATCGTCAATTAGCTTCTTTGACTGGACTCACTCTCGATCAATGGCAAGTATGGTGA